GGGCCTGACGGAAGGCGGCGCGGCCGATGCGTCCGAAACCATTGATTCCCACACGTGTCTCGCTCATGACGACTCCTTTCCTGGTGGGGTTGGAGGCTAGACCCGACGGGACGCGCCGGGCGTTCGGGTCGATTCCGCTCGTGGGGGCGGGGGTCTGCCCCATCAGACCCAGCGCAGCGCCTTCAGGACCTGTCCGAGCAGCAGGGGCACCAGGCTGATGCCCAGGATCAGCCCCCAGGTCGACGGGTCGGGCGGGACGACGTCGAGCACCCGGGCCAGCACGGGCACGTGGGCGGCGGCCAGGAGCAGCCCCACGCACAGCACGAGCGCACCCCACACCCAGCGGTTGGTGGTCACGCGGTTGCGCCAGAGATCGGAGTCGGCCTCGCGCATGTTGAACACGTGCCACAGCCGCGCGAAGGCCACGGCCAGGAAGCTGACGGTGGTGGCCTCGGCGGGCGGCATGTCGAGCACGGTCAGGCAGAAGGCGAAGCCGCCGAGCACGGGGAGCCCGACCACGGCGCCGAGCACCGCCAGCGAGATCCAGTGCCGGCGGGTGAGGATCGGCTCGCCCGGAGCGCGGGGTGGGCCGTCCATCTCGTGGCCGCCGCCGGGGCCCACGCCGAGGGCCAGGGCGGGGAAGATGTCGTTGACCGCGTTGATGTAGAGGATCTGCAGGGGAAGCAGGGGCAGCGGCGCGCCGACCAGCGCGGCCAGGAGCACCATGAGGATCTCTCCGATGTTCCCCGAGATCATGTACACCACGAAGTTGCGGACGTTGTCGAAGATGATCCGGCCCTGTTCGATGGCCATGGCCACCGTGTCGAGGCGGTCGTCCTCGAGGATGATGTCGGCGGCATCGGCGGCGACGGGTTCACCGCGCTCTCCCATGGCGATTCCGATGTCGGCCTTCTCGAGGGCCGGAGCGTCGTTCACGCCGTCGCCGGTCATGCCGACGACCGATCCCGCCGACTGGTGCAGGGCGATCAGGTCGAGCTTCTGCTCGGGCGAGGCGCGGTGGAAGACCGTGGCGTCGAGCAGGCGCTCGCGGGTGGAGTCGTCGGCGTCGTCGGGACCGAGGATCTCGCTACCGGCCACGTCCTCGCGCTCGTCCTCGAGCAGCTCGAGGTCGCGGGCCACGGCGACAGCCGTCTCCTGCTGATCGCCGGTGATCATCACCACGCGGATCCCGGCGTGGCGGGCGGTCTCGATCGGTGCCCGCACCTCGTCGCGCACGGGGTCGAGCAGTCCGACCAGTCCGATCAGATCGAGATCGCGGTACACGTCGTCGGTGTCGGGATCGTCGAGATCGCGCCGGGCCAGGGCCAGGACGCGGCGGCCCTGCGAGGCCAGGCGGTGGTTCTCGTCGCGCCACCACTCGCGCGCCTCGTCGTCGAGTTCGCGGGAACCCTCGGCGGTCACCACGCGGGAGCACACCTCGAGCACCGCCTCGGGGGCGCCCTTGACGGCCGCGAAGTGAGCCTCGCCGGCGCGGTGGACGGTCGCCATCATCTTGATCGACGGATCGAAGGCGTGCTCGCGGACCTCTTCGTTCTCGGCGAGCAGGTCGTCCCGGGTGAGGCCGGCCTTGGCGCCGAGGACGAGAAGGGCGACCTCGGTCGGATCGCCCGTCGCCTCGCCGTCGTCGCCCAGGCTGGCATTCGTGCACAGCGTGCCCACGCGCAGGGCCTCGCGCAGCCGGTCGTCGTCGGGTTCGATCTCGTCGCCGTCGACGCGGAACTCCCCGCGGGTCGACAGACCGGTTCCGCCGATCTCGACGTGGCGGTCGTCGAGGCGCAGGTCGGTGGCGGTCATCAGGTTCTCAGTGAGCGTGCCCGTCTTGTCGGTGAGCAGCACGTTGGTCGAGCCCAGCGTCTGCACGGCTGACAGGCGGCGCACCAGGGCGTGGCGCTCGGCCATGCGATGCATGCCGCGGGCCAGGGCCAGGGTGGCCACGATCGGCAGACCCTCGGGGACGGCGGCCACGAAGAGGGCGACCGCGGTCTCGATCATGAACACCAGTTCCTTGCCGGCGAGCAGCCCGGCGCCGCCGGCGATCACCACCACGGCCACGATGCCCTGGACCAGGCGCGAGGCCAGCGCGTCCAGACGCTGGCTCAAGGGGTCCTCTTCGCTCTCGGCCTCCTTCACCAGCGAGGTCACGCCGCCGATCTCGGTCTGCATGCCGGTGGCCACGGCCACGCCGCGCCCGGATCCCTGCGTGATCGCGGTGCCCTTGTAGAGCATGCAGCTGCGTTCGGACAGCGGGGTCTCGGGCTCGACCGCATCGCGGTGCTTGCCCACGGGGACCGATTCGCCGGTGAGCGCGGACTCGTCGACCTGCAGGTTGTTCGCCTCGACCAGCCGGATGTCGGCGGTGACCACGTCGCCGGCCTCGACCAGCACGACGTCGCCGGGGACCAGGTCCTCGGCCTCGATCTCGTTCTGGTCGCCCTCGCGCAGCACGGTGGCGAAACGACGGTCGAGTTCCTGCAGCGCTTCCATCGAACGCAACGCCCGCAGCTCGGTGAGGAAGCCGATGCCGGCGTTGATCAGCATGGCCACGGCGATGGCCGCCGCGTCGATGGCGTTGCCGAACGCGGCCGACAGGACGACGGCGGCGAACAGCACGAGCATGATCAGGCTGCGGAACTGACGGACGAGGATCCCGAGGGTGCTCTCGTGCTCGACGTCGTGCAGCTGGTTCGGGCCGTGCTCCCGACGGCGTTCCTCGACGGCACGCGCGTCGAGCCCCTGCTCGGAGTCGACGTCGAAGGACGCGAGGACGTCGTCGACGTCCCTCTGCCAGGGAGGGGCGGCGGTGCGCTCGGCGGTGGTGTCCATGGGACAGGACGGTCGCAGGCACCGCACCCGACCGCGACCGGGGAGCGCCCGACCCGAGGGCGGGTCGTCGCACGACGGGCCCGGGTGTCGCCTCCGGACCGGCTCCTCGGGAGATCCCCCCTCGGACTTCCCGGTGTCGCGGGGCCATCCTGGGACTCCACCCCAGACCGGCCCGTCTCCGGGCCGAAACGGACCGAGACCGTGGACCTGCGTTCGTACTACGGCGATCCCCATGTGCGCCGGCGCATGCGGGAGTTCCTGGGTGGTCCCTCCGACGGCGAGGCGACCTGCGCGTACCTGTGCCGTTGCGACAGCGCCGACGGCGGCGTGCACCGGCACGGGTCGGAGCGGCTCGACGCGTTCCTCGAGGCGGGATGGGAGGTCGGCCGGTCGCTGTGGGACCACGAGGGGCTGATCGCGCACCTCGACATCGAGTACGTGAACTACGACTATCCCGGTGAGGCCATCAAGGACCCGCAGCGCGCGTTCCGGATCCAGCAGCCCCTGGTGGATGCCATCGAAGAGGTGCTGGCCGACTACGGCGTCTCCGCTCTGCACCTGCTCACCGGCCGCGGACACCACTTCGTGTGGCGCATCCCGTACGGCACGCCGGCGGCCTCCTCGCTCGTCGCCGTGGGCCGGATGCCGCGCCACATGGCCCTGACGAATGCGACGATCCGCTCGCCGCGGGGGGACCAACTCCCGGTGGAGGCGTGCCGGGGTCACGCCGGGCTGGGGCTGGTCATGGAGCGTCTTTCGCATCGCTTCGTGGAGAAGGCGGCGCCGAAGTGCGAGATCCCCGTCGAGTTGACCGACGTCCGGGTGGGTCCCGGAGAGCGGGGACGCGAAGGGCTGTCGATCGATCTCTCCGAGTACGGCGATCCGGTGCACACGCGCATGATCCGCCTGCCGTTCTCGGCCTACCTCAAGCCCTGGCTGAAGCCGGGGTTGTTCTCGCCCGATCAACACGCCGAACTGCCCCTGCTCTTCGCCGTACCCCAGCACGAGTTCGACACGCGGGCGGCGATCGACGTCATGCGGGATCCCGAGCGGGCCCGGGACCTGGCGCGGCGGGTGTCGGCCCGCATTCCCGACGGATCCGACGGAACCCGTCGACTGATCGAGGACTACCGCGACTCACCGCTGGCCCGGTTCCACGACTGGTACTACGACCACCAGCCCGAGGCGCCGGAGCGCTGGGCCGAGACCTACGACACGCTGGACCTCGACCGATTGCCACCCTGTGTGGCCGAATCGGTCCGGAGGCCGAACGACGTTCTTCTGCAACCGGCGGGGATCCGTCGCCTGGTGGCCACCCTGTGGGCCGACGGCTGGCATCCCCGCGACGTGGCCGGACTGATCCGCTCGAAGTACGAGCGCGACCACGGATGGGGCGGCCGCTGGTACTACTACGACGCCGCGACTCGTGCCGACTTCTACACCCGGCTCTTCGCGAGCTGGATCGCCGTCGGCAACGACGAACTCGTCGACTACAACTGCCAGTCGGAGAAGGAGAAGGGCCTGTGCGCGCGGCCCTTCGGGGATTGCGACCTCACCGACTGGCGACGGCGCGCGCTGGAGAGGAGATGGACATGAGCGACTGGCCGGTGGGTCTGTCGACGGGCTGCTTCTACGACCGGAGCATCTTCGACGTCCTCGAGCCCATCTACCACGGTGGATTCTCCATGCTGGAGATCTGTTCCGCCGAGAAGCACTTCGACTACCACGACCGCGACGCGCTCGAGTCCCTGGTGCGCAGACTCCGCGACCTGGATCTGGAGGCCTACTCCTTCCACGCGCCCTACGGACGGGACATCGACATCACGTCGCTCGACGACGAGCGGCGAGCCTACTCGCGTGAGGAGATCCTGCGATCGGCCGAGGCGGCCGCGCAGCTGAACGTGCGGTACTTCGTGATCCACCCCGGGCCGGAGATGTCCGAGGAGCCCCCGGCCGAGGAACGCCTGCACCGTCTGCGGAACGCGGCCTCGGTGCTCGACGTGGTGTCGCAGCGCTGCGCGCAGCTCGGGATCGGCTTCTGTCTCGAGAACATGTTGCCGCACCTGTTGTTCGGCAACGCCAGCGACATGCTGTGGATCCTGGGCGACATCCGGCGGGTCGAGGTCGGCGTGTGCCTCGACACCGGCCACGCGCACCTCGCGCGCGACATCACCGAGATCGTGCGCAAGTTCGCCGGGCACCTCCGCATGCTGCACGTCCACGACAACCGCGGCGACTACGACGACCACCTGCCGCCGGGCGAGGGCGAGATCGACTGGTTGCGTCTGGTGGGCGAGCTGCGGAGGATCCGCTTCGCGGGCGGGCTGGTGCTCGAGCTGTCCGGCGACCTCGACCTCGAACCCGACGAGATGCTCGCGCGTGCTCGCCACGCCCGGTGGTTCCTGCGCGACCTGTCGCGTCGGGTCGCGCTCTTCGGCACGACCGGCCAGGGTCCGCTGCAGAGCATGGACATCGAGGAGAAGGCCTGATCGGCGGGTGCGATCAGCGGCTCAGGATCGCCTTCTGGACCCGACTGCGGCCGTCGGCCTGCAGCCGCACGAAGTACACGCCACTGCCCAGACGACGTCGGCGGTCGTCGCGGCCGGACCAGTGCACCGTGTGGGTTCCGGCCACGACCGATCCTTCGTGCAGGCGGGCGACCTCGCGCCCGGCGAGGTCGTACACGGCCAACCGCACCTGCGTCGTCTCGCTCAGCGTGTAGCGGATCGTCGTCGAGCCGTCGAAGGGATTGGGGCGCAGGGGCCGCAGGTGGAAGCCCGTCTCGGGATCGCCGGTCGGCTCGTCCACACCCGTGGCTCGCGTGACCTCGTAGATCCGCACGTCGTGGGCGTCGAGGTCGAGGCCGGCCAGGTCGAAGGACGCGTCGATGACCGTGTCGACGTCCGGACCGGTGCCCAGGAGATCGCGCAGGGCCACGTCTCCGGCCGCCCACCGGTCGCTGGTGCCGTCCAGCGTGACTCCACTGCGTGCGGTGTCGCCCACGTTGATCACGCAGAGCACCGTCTGCGCCTCGTAGCGGCGCAGGTAGGCCAGCACCGCCGGATCCCCCGTGGCGAGCGGCAGGTACTCTCCACGCCGCAGGGCCGGCGTGGCGTTGCGCACGCCCACGAGGTCGCGGTACCAGCTCCACAGCGAATTCGGGGCCTGCCGCAGGTCGGCGACGTTGAAGTCCGCGGCGTTCGGGCCGATCTCGTTCCAAGGAACGCCGGTGGTGAAGCCGGCGTTCGGACCGCCGGTCCACTGCATCGGACGCCGGATCTCGGGATCGGGCTTGGTGCCGAGCATGCCCACTTCCTCGCCGTAGTAGAGGAAGGGCACCCCGGGCTGCGTGAGGTAGATGCCCGCGGCCACCTTCATGCGGTCGACGTCCTCGCCGACCACGTTCATCACACGGTCCTGGTCGTGGTTGGTGAGGAAGGTGGCGTACTGCAGGTAGGGGTAGAGTCCGTAGACCTGGTCCGCCTTGTAGGCCAGGCCCTGCGCGTCGCCGCTGTTCACCGCTCCGAGCATGGCGCTGGCCAGCTCGAACTCGAAGCAGAAGTCCAGGCGGTCCTCGATCACGTACTGGCGTACGGTGGAGGAGTTGGTCCAGGCCTCGCCCACGGACATCGCCTCGGGATCCACCGACTTCACGTGCAGGTTGAAGTCGCGCCAGAAGTCGAAGGTCTCCGGCGTGTTCTGCAGCTGCCCGTCGTTCTCGTCGATGTACAGGACCGCGTCGAGCCGGAAGCCGTCGATGCCGATCGTGTCGAGCCACCACGCGGCCGTGTCGAACATCGCGGTGCGCACCGCCGGCTCGTCGTAGTTGAGGTCGGGCATGCCGCTCCAGAACAGCCCGTAGTAGTAGTACCCCGAGGCATCGCGATGCCACACCGGCTGACCCCACGGTCCGGTCTGGCCGGGATCCGTCGGCGACCACACGAAATGGTCGCGGTAGGTCGGGTTCCCCTGCCGTGCGGCGACGAACCACGGGTGCTGTGTCGACGCGTGGTTCATGACGTAGTCGATGATCACGCGGATCCCGCGGGCGTGGGCGGCGTCGAGGAAGGTGCGGAAGTCGTCGAGCGTGCCGTAGTCCGGGTTGATCGAGCGGTAGTCGATCGTGTCGTAGCCGTGATAGGTCGGCGACTCGTGGATCGGCATCAGCCAGATCCCCGTCACGCCCAGGTCGTCGTCGGTGCTCGGGTCGCCGTCGTTCAGGTAGTCGAGCTTGTCGGTCAGGCCCTGGAAGTCTCCGATGCCGTCGCCGTCGCTGTCGTGGAAGCTGCGCACGAAGATCTCGTAGAAGACCGTGTCGTTCCACCACGACAGCTCGCCCACGCCGGCGTCGGGCGCGCGGTCGCCGTACCACACGAGGATCTCGTCGTCGCTCGACCGGACCGTGTAGCGACGGTTGGGTCCGCCGCCCGGGAACTCCTCGCGGCCGTCCCACTCGCCGTTCAGGCGGAACTTGAACTCGATGGTCTCGCCCGGGGTGAAGCCGTCGACGGTGACCTCGTGGATCGAGTCTCCGTCGGCGTCCGACAGGACGATCAGCTCTTCGGTACCCCAGCCGTTGAAGGGTCCGGCGAGATCGACGAACTCGGTGGTGGGATCGAAGTTCCCGAGTTCGATCTGGTGGGACATGCGCACGCGGAAGTCGATCGACACCGCGTGCGCCGCCGTGGGCACGACGACGGCGGTGAGCAGGCAGAGGAACGCCGAGAAACGAGCCACGGCTCCGGACACGGGATTCGCCTTCCACGGGGGTGTCCGCGCGGGATGCGCGTTCGACGGTTCAGTCTAACACCAGGTCCGGGGCCGGACAAACCGGCGCCCGCGTCACTGCTCCCCGGCATCCTCCCGGAGTTCCTCGCGACCGGGGCCACCGACACGGGCGACCACCTGCACGGTGCTCGCCTGGGGTCCCTGCTCGCCCATCTCCTCGACGTAGCGCACGCCGGTTCCCACCACGAGATCCTCGAGGTCCTCGTTCACGACCGCGTTGCGATGGAAGTAGACGCTTTCGCCTTCCGGCGTCTTGAGGAAGCCGTGATCCTCGTCGGGGAACAACTGGTCGACGATGCCGACCATGTCCTGCGAGGGGTGCGCCTTCACGTCGCGGCGCTGCTTCGCCACGAGTTGCTCCAACTGGCTTCGCATGGCGTCGAAGGTGCGATGTATCACCGTCTCGAGGGTGTCGTTCACCGTGCCCTGGCTCGGCTCGCGGACGGCGACCAGTTCGTGGCCGCGGGGAACCTGCACCGCCACCCGCACGCGGTAGGAACTCCCGGTCGACGGGTTGCCCTGCGGCCGTTCCACCGCGACGCGGCAACTGGTGAGGTAGTCGCACACGCGGTGCAGCTTCTCGACCTTGTCGCGTACGAGGTCGTCGAGGGCCTCGGTCTTCTTCACGCCGCGGAAGGTCAGTTCGAGTGGGACCTGCACGGTTCCACCTCCTGGGTCGGGTCGGATCCCGTTCACGGGTCGACGTGTGTCGTCCCGATACTCTAGCCGCGTGCGATCACGACGAGATGGGGAGCGTCCCCAACGCTCTCCCCGGGCCGGACAGAAGTGGTGCCGCTGTACGATGGGACACGGATGCGGTTCCGGGCTAGAATCCCCGCCGTGGGTCCCTCTCGGCCTGGACAAATGATTCCTGGGAGGGAAGTCATGGCTCATCGCGCCCTGACCGCATCGCTGACGATCGTCTGGATCCTCGGTGCGGTCGTTCCGGCGACGGCGGCGGCCGTCGTCTATTCCACCGATTTCGAGGACTGCACCGTCGGGGATCTCACTGGCCACCCCGGCGCGGCCGATCAGGACTGGTGGTACCGGTCGCTGAGCGGCGATGCGACCGCCCAGATCCTCGGCAGTGGCGGTGACCCCGGCCGTTGCCTCGAACTCTACGCTCCGATCACGAGCGCCTCCGGCGTGCAGACCTACGGCTACCGCGAATTCGACGAGTGGGTGGACCTGACGCAGGTGGCGATCGTGCGATTGTCCTTCGACGTCTTCTGCCGCTCGAGCGCCGTCACGACCCAGAACCGCTACCGCGCCGACGTCGAAGCCGTCGGCGGACCGCACCCGGGCTTTCTCATCGGTGGCGTCCGTTTGGTGTCGGGCCATCAGGCCCCCCGCGACGTCACCGGCCTCGACGTCCAGATCTTCCATTCGCCCGTGGGCTCGGGGGGACTTCCGGTTCCCCTGACCGTCGGCCAGGACCTGGCCTGGGACACGTGGCACCGCGTGGAACTGGTGATCGACCACGCCGGTGACGAGTACGTGTCGATCACCGTGAACGGCGAGACCCAGGACATCGCGGGATACCGGCCGCCGCGCTCCTGGTACGAAGGGGAGTACCTGCGCGGCCAACGCCTGGAGAAGATCCAGGGGGTGATCTACGCGGGCGAGTGGGGGGATCCGGTCCAGGAGACGGACGACTGGGTCCGCTACGACGACCTCGACGTCCAGGTCGAGTACTCCGAGGCTCCGCGCCTGCTGTCGGTGACCGACGTCGGCAACGACCAGGGCCGTCAGGTACGCCTGGAGTGGCTGCGTTCGGAGTACGACGGTCCGACCGCGCCCACGATCCTCTCCTACGACGTCTACCGTCGCGAGGACAGCGGGGCCAAGCTCGCCGGCTGGGACTACGTGGCCAGCGTTCCCGCCGCCGGCGACGACTTCTATCAGTGCGTCGTGCCCACGCTGGGTGATTCCACGTCGGCCGGCATCTGGTGGTCGAGCTTCCTGCTGCGGGCGATGACCGACGACCCGCTGGTGTACTTCCAGTCCGCACCGGACAGCGGCTACTCGGTCGACGATCTCGTTCCCGAACCGACTTCGGGCTTCGCCGTGTCGTACACGACCGACGGCGTGGGCCTGAGCTGGGCACCGAGCACGGCTCCGGACTTCCTGGTGTTCCGCCTGTACCGGACGCGCGCGGCGAAGGCACAGGAGCTGGTGTGCGAGACGACGGCGACGTCGTGGTACGACGACACGGGTACGTGGGGGGACACCTACCGACTGGCGGTGGTGGACGACGCGGGCAACGAGTGCGAGGCGGCGGCGCCGACCACGACGACCGACGCGCCGGTGCCGTTGCGTTCGTTGGTGCTGCACGCGCCGGTGCCCAATCCCTTCAACCCGGCGACCGAACTGTCGTTCGAGCTGCCGGTCGACGGCACGCCGGTCCGACTGGACGTGTACGACACCGCGGGGCGTCGAGTTCGCACGCTGGTGGACGACGTGCTCGACCACGGTCGGCACGAGGTGGTGTGGCGCGGTGTCGACGACGCCGGACGCGCAGCGGCCTCGGGCACCTACCACGCGCGGCTGAGCACGCCCGACGCCACGCGGGTGGTCAAGCTGACGCTGGTCCGCTGAGCCGCGGGACGAGGGGTGGCCGCTCCGGTCCGGTCACCCTCGGTCCTCGCAGGGCTCCACGTCGCCGCGTCGGTGGTCGTGCACGATCTTCGCGACCAGCCCGAGCAGGCTGGCGGCGGAGATCCACACCAGACCGGTGCGCATGGTCTGTGCGTTGCGGCCGAAGGCGGCGATGAGCACGATCAGCGGGAGGATCCCGGCCACCGTCGCCGTGAGGAAGCGCTTGTACCCCATGCGCAGCAGGCCACCGACGAAACTGATCGCATCGTTCGAGAACAGCGGCGACAGGCGGGCGATCACCACGGCCCACACGCCGTAGCGGCAGGCCTCGTACCGGACGCGCGCTTCGGTCCGGGGACCGAGCAGGCGCCGCACCGAATGCCGGCCGATCACCGCGCCGACGCCGTAGCCCACCGACGATGCGGTCACCACCGCGACGAGCGAGATCAGCGAGCCGAGGACCTCTCCGTACACCAGCACCGCGAGGACCATCAGCAGCCACGAGGGGACGACGATCAGGAACATCTGTGCGGTCATCAGGCACACGAT
The sequence above is a segment of the Candidatus Krumholzibacteriia bacterium genome. Coding sequences within it:
- a CDS encoding cation-transporting P-type ATPase — translated: MDTTAERTAAPPWQRDVDDVLASFDVDSEQGLDARAVEERRREHGPNQLHDVEHESTLGILVRQFRSLIMLVLFAAVVLSAAFGNAIDAAAIAVAMLINAGIGFLTELRALRSMEALQELDRRFATVLREGDQNEIEAEDLVPGDVVLVEAGDVVTADIRLVEANNLQVDESALTGESVPVGKHRDAVEPETPLSERSCMLYKGTAITQGSGRGVAVATGMQTEIGGVTSLVKEAESEEDPLSQRLDALASRLVQGIVAVVVIAGGAGLLAGKELVFMIETAVALFVAAVPEGLPIVATLALARGMHRMAERHALVRRLSAVQTLGSTNVLLTDKTGTLTENLMTATDLRLDDRHVEIGGTGLSTRGEFRVDGDEIEPDDDRLREALRVGTLCTNASLGDDGEATGDPTEVALLVLGAKAGLTRDDLLAENEEVREHAFDPSIKMMATVHRAGEAHFAAVKGAPEAVLEVCSRVVTAEGSRELDDEAREWWRDENHRLASQGRRVLALARRDLDDPDTDDVYRDLDLIGLVGLLDPVRDEVRAPIETARHAGIRVVMITGDQQETAVAVARDLELLEDEREDVAGSEILGPDDADDSTRERLLDATVFHRASPEQKLDLIALHQSAGSVVGMTGDGVNDAPALEKADIGIAMGERGEPVAADAADIILEDDRLDTVAMAIEQGRIIFDNVRNFVVYMISGNIGEILMVLLAALVGAPLPLLPLQILYINAVNDIFPALALGVGPGGGHEMDGPPRAPGEPILTRRHWISLAVLGAVVGLPVLGGFAFCLTVLDMPPAEATTVSFLAVAFARLWHVFNMREADSDLWRNRVTTNRWVWGALVLCVGLLLAAAHVPVLARVLDVVPPDPSTWGLILGISLVPLLLGQVLKALRWV
- a CDS encoding sugar phosphate isomerase/epimerase family protein, producing the protein MSDWPVGLSTGCFYDRSIFDVLEPIYHGGFSMLEICSAEKHFDYHDRDALESLVRRLRDLDLEAYSFHAPYGRDIDITSLDDERRAYSREEILRSAEAAAQLNVRYFVIHPGPEMSEEPPAEERLHRLRNAASVLDVVSQRCAQLGIGFCLENMLPHLLFGNASDMLWILGDIRRVEVGVCLDTGHAHLARDITEIVRKFAGHLRMLHVHDNRGDYDDHLPPGEGEIDWLRLVGELRRIRFAGGLVLELSGDLDLEPDEMLARARHARWFLRDLSRRVALFGTTGQGPLQSMDIEEKA
- a CDS encoding alpha-amylase family glycosyl hydrolase is translated as MSGAVARFSAFLCLLTAVVVPTAAHAVSIDFRVRMSHQIELGNFDPTTEFVDLAGPFNGWGTEELIVLSDADGDSIHEVTVDGFTPGETIEFKFRLNGEWDGREEFPGGGPNRRYTVRSSDDEILVWYGDRAPDAGVGELSWWNDTVFYEIFVRSFHDSDGDGIGDFQGLTDKLDYLNDGDPSTDDDLGVTGIWLMPIHESPTYHGYDTIDYRSINPDYGTLDDFRTFLDAAHARGIRVIIDYVMNHASTQHPWFVAARQGNPTYRDHFVWSPTDPGQTGPWGQPVWHRDASGYYYYGLFWSGMPDLNYDEPAVRTAMFDTAAWWLDTIGIDGFRLDAVLYIDENDGQLQNTPETFDFWRDFNLHVKSVDPEAMSVGEAWTNSSTVRQYVIEDRLDFCFEFELASAMLGAVNSGDAQGLAYKADQVYGLYPYLQYATFLTNHDQDRVMNVVGEDVDRMKVAAGIYLTQPGVPFLYYGEEVGMLGTKPDPEIRRPMQWTGGPNAGFTTGVPWNEIGPNAADFNVADLRQAPNSLWSWYRDLVGVRNATPALRRGEYLPLATGDPAVLAYLRRYEAQTVLCVINVGDTARSGVTLDGTSDRWAAGDVALRDLLGTGPDVDTVIDASFDLAGLDLDAHDVRIYEVTRATGVDEPTGDPETGFHLRPLRPNPFDGSTTIRYTLSETTQVRLAVYDLAGREVARLHEGSVVAGTHTVHWSGRDDRRRRLGSGVYFVRLQADGRSRVQKAILSR
- a CDS encoding HPF/RaiA family ribosome-associated protein gives rise to the protein MQVPLELTFRGVKKTEALDDLVRDKVEKLHRVCDYLTSCRVAVERPQGNPSTGSSYRVRVAVQVPRGHELVAVREPSQGTVNDTLETVIHRTFDAMRSQLEQLVAKQRRDVKAHPSQDMVGIVDQLFPDEDHGFLKTPEGESVYFHRNAVVNEDLEDLVVGTGVRYVEEMGEQGPQASTVQVVARVGGPGREELREDAGEQ
- a CDS encoding FlgD immunoglobulin-like domain containing protein, with translation MAHRALTASLTIVWILGAVVPATAAAVVYSTDFEDCTVGDLTGHPGAADQDWWYRSLSGDATAQILGSGGDPGRCLELYAPITSASGVQTYGYREFDEWVDLTQVAIVRLSFDVFCRSSAVTTQNRYRADVEAVGGPHPGFLIGGVRLVSGHQAPRDVTGLDVQIFHSPVGSGGLPVPLTVGQDLAWDTWHRVELVIDHAGDEYVSITVNGETQDIAGYRPPRSWYEGEYLRGQRLEKIQGVIYAGEWGDPVQETDDWVRYDDLDVQVEYSEAPRLLSVTDVGNDQGRQVRLEWLRSEYDGPTAPTILSYDVYRREDSGAKLAGWDYVASVPAAGDDFYQCVVPTLGDSTSAGIWWSSFLLRAMTDDPLVYFQSAPDSGYSVDDLVPEPTSGFAVSYTTDGVGLSWAPSTAPDFLVFRLYRTRAAKAQELVCETTATSWYDDTGTWGDTYRLAVVDDAGNECEAAAPTTTTDAPVPLRSLVLHAPVPNPFNPATELSFELPVDGTPVRLDVYDTAGRRVRTLVDDVLDHGRHEVVWRGVDDAGRAAASGTYHARLSTPDATRVVKLTLVR
- a CDS encoding TVP38/TMEM64 family protein codes for the protein MARADRRSRSVLVLSALMVASVGGAYLTIPGFHDFVDEMLSVLTSEDPDRARRWVEPFGWRGPVLIVCLMTAQMFLIVVPSWLLMVLAVLVYGEVLGSLISLVAVVTASSVGYGVGAVIGRHSVRRLLGPRTEARVRYEACRYGVWAVVIARLSPLFSNDAISFVGGLLRMGYKRFLTATVAGILPLIVLIAAFGRNAQTMRTGLVWISAASLLGLVAKIVHDHRRGDVEPCEDRG